CGGACGGCGCGGTTGTTCATGTCTCCTCCTTGTCGGGAACGGGGGGCAGCGGACGGCCGGCGCGCTGGAGCTCGCGCCGCAACAGGAACTCGAGCTGACCGTTGAGGGAGCGCAACTCGTCGTCGGCCCAGCGCTGCAGGGCGGCGTGCAGCGCCGGGTCCAACCGGAGCAGGAAGGCCTTGCGTTCGGCCATGGGGGCCCCCATCTCTCGTGTGTCACGTAGGGACACGATGCATCGTGTCCCTACCCACCCGCCTAGTTGTACAAGGTCCCGGTGTTGATCACCGGTTGGGCGTGGCGGTCGCTGCAGAGCACCACCAGCAGGTTGCTGACCATGGCCGCCTTCCGCTCTTCATCCAGGCGCACGATGCCGCGCTCCGCCAGCTTGGCCAGGGCCATGTCCACCATGCCCACCGCGCCTTCCACGATCTGCTGCCGGGCGGCCACCACCGCGGCGGCCTGCTGGCGCTGCAGCATGGCGGCGGCGATCTCCTGGGCGTAGGCCAGGTGGCTGATCCGCGCCTCGATCACGCGCACGCCCGCCTTTTCCAGCCGCTCCTGGATCTCGTCCTGCAGGCGCGTGGACACTTCCGCCGTGTTGCCCGACAGGCTGATCTCCGAGCTGCCGTGGGCGTCGTAAGGATAGTTGGTGGCCATGCTGCGCACGGCGGACTCGCTCTGCACGTGGACGTAGTTGTTGAAGTCGTCCACCTCGAAAATCGCCTCGGCGCTGTCCACCACCTGCCAGACCACCACGGCGGCGATCTCCACCGGATTGCCGTGGTTGTCGTTCACCTTGATCTTGTTGGTCTCGAAGTTGCGCACGCGCAGGGAGACCTTGGCCTTGGAGAAGAAGGGATTGGCCCAGCGCAGCCCGGGCTCGTGCACCGTGCCCGTGTAGTTGCCGAAGAGCTGCAGGACGCGGGCCTCGTTGGGGTTGACGATGAAGAGTCCGGCCATCAGCAGCACGCCGCCCAGGATGAGCAGGAACCCGCCCACGGCGCCCAGCGGAGCATCCGCCCTGGCGGCCCCGATCACCACGCCCACTCCCCCCAGCGCGATCAGCAGGCTGAGGCCCAACATGCCGTAGCCGCTGGTTGAGACGATCATCTTGTCTTTGACCATGGGTCCTCCTGAATTGATAGCTGGATGATATCATCCCGATATCTAACCCGCAAGCCCGAAATCCGGCTGGGCAGAGCAGAGATCTGACGCTTGCGCGAGGTCAGTTGTTGGGAGTGGGCTCAGGAATCGAGGAAGGCGGCCAGGCTGGCCAGCACCTCGGGGCGACGCAGGATTTCGCCGTGGGCCACCGGATCGCCCTCGTCGCCGAACACGCGGTGCGGCAGACTGAAGCCCAGGGGCAGCTGGGCAGACAGGGCCAGTCGGCCGTCCCCGTCGCGTCGCATCTCCACGTGGGACGAGGCGCAGCTCATGCCCGGGCCGTCCATGCGGCAGAGCGCGGGCGTGGGCACTCCGCACCCCGCCAGGATGCGCAGCCGCAGGCCCAGGGCGGGGAGGGTCCGCGCGAAGTCCTGCAGCGTGCCGCGCTCGTGCCGCGCCCGCGCCAACAAGCGGCCCAGAATCTCGTGTTGTCGCCCACCGGGAACACAGCCGTCCAACGGCCAGCGCTCCAGCTCCAGCGGGTCCAGCTCCCGGCCGGCAGAGTCCTGCAGCAGCCCGTGGCCGGGCACGGGCAACAGGTGATACAGGGCGGGCAGCCCGCGGACCACCGATCCATAGGAGCGGCCGGTGGCGTCGGCCCCGTCGTATTCGCGATCACAGCCCGAAAGCAGCACGTGCAGGATGTCCAGCGCCCCGCCGAAGGCCGGCGCCACCAGGGCCAGCCGGCGGACGCGTTCCAGCGGCAGCAACCCGCGCGCTGCCAGCTCGGCCAGGATGTGCAGGCCCATGCTGTGCACGACCACGTCCAATTCGCCGGTGGGCAGTCCCGCGGCCAGGTCCCCCACCACCGCGGACGGCGGCAGGCGCCAGTCCCAGACCGGCGCGAGCAACTCGCCGCGCGCCCGGGCCCACTCCACGAAGAGGCCGTGCACGTCGGGCTCCAAATCCAGGGGAAAGACGGGGCGGGCGGGATCCACCGGACGCGGCGGGGCTTCGCCATCGTGGTGCAGCGCCATCAGGTGTCCAAGGGGATTCTCTTCGTCGGCCAACTGCCAGATGATCCGCGGGCCCAGCTCCGACTGGATGGCAAGTCGGGAACCGCGAATGCCGTGCAAAAAAAGAAGGGGGCACCTGCTCATGCCCCCAGTGTGGTGAACGAAACGCGGATCTGC
This sequence is a window from Candidatus Delongbacteria bacterium. Protein-coding genes within it:
- a CDS encoding SPFH domain-containing protein, which produces MVKDKMIVSTSGYGMLGLSLLIALGGVGVVIGAARADAPLGAVGGFLLILGGVLLMAGLFIVNPNEARVLQLFGNYTGTVHEPGLRWANPFFSKAKVSLRVRNFETNKIKVNDNHGNPVEIAAVVVWQVVDSAEAIFEVDDFNNYVHVQSESAVRSMATNYPYDAHGSSEISLSGNTAEVSTRLQDEIQERLEKAGVRVIEARISHLAYAQEIAAAMLQRQQAAAVVAARQQIVEGAVGMVDMALAKLAERGIVRLDEERKAAMVSNLLVVLCSDRHAQPVINTGTLYN